In the Candidatus Deferrimicrobiaceae bacterium genome, CGGCAACGGAAGAGAAGGTCCGCATCCGGATCGCCGCGCAGCAGGCGTCCGATTACGTCCGGTCCGGGATGACGTTCGCGGAGGCGTCCCGCTTGCTGTCCTCCTCGGTCCCCGGGGTCTCGGTGGTTTCCTCCGACTTCGTGAAGACGGAGGACCTCCTCCCGGAAATCGCCAAAGAGATCCACCGGCTCCGGACGGGGGGGACATCCCTCCCGATCTTCACCGACGAGGGGGCCCATCTGATCCGTGTTCTCGAGCGGCGCGGGGGGGTCCTCCCCGAATTTTCCGCGGTGAAGGCTTCGCTGACGGAGGAACGGTTGGACCAGCGCAGCGAGAGGGCGTACACCGACATCCTGGTCGAGCTCAAGAAAGCCGCCACGATCGAAATCCACCTCTGAAAGGCGATCCCGCCGGGGGGGCCGGATTGCCCCCCGGATTCCGGGGAGAAAACGTCGGGGAGGGAAAAAAGGGTGCTTCCGGGAAAACTACAGGAACTCTGGGACGGGATGGAGGAGAACCGGAGGGTGACCCTCGCGATGGTCTCCGGCCTCTCCGATTCGGAATTCGTCCGCCGGAACGAGGGGGAGTGGTCGATCGCCGAGATCCTCGAGCACCTGGTCCTCGCCGAGACGGGGACCAGCAAGCTCATCCGGAAGATGCTGAAAGAGAACGCGGGGAAGCTCCCCCCCTATCCGGCCGACGACTCGAGGCTAGGCGTGCGCGAGACCGGCCGGCCGGCCGAACGGATGACGGAGGCGCCCGAAGTGGCGCATCCGAAGGGGTCCCACGGGAAGGAGGAGATCCTTCGGCTCGCCGGGCAGGCCCGGGAGGCGACGCGGACCTCCCTGGAGATGCTTTCCGGCGTGGACCCCGGCAGCGTGGAGTTTCCCCATCCTTTCTTCGGGGGCATGAATCTCTACGAGTGGCCCCGCCGGATCATCGTGGAGCACGAGAGGCAGCACCACTCGCAGATCGAAAGGATCCTGCGGAGCCTGGGGAAGTAGGGGAAGCACCTTGAATCATACCAAGAACAGGGAGGTTACGAAGAACTGTTCGGCGCCGCGACGATGCACCCCGTCGCGGGGGCGGCCGGTTGCGGCTTTGCCGCTCGGGGTCCCAAGCTCGCATCCCGCTCCCCGGTTCCGTCAAGCAATCGGGGCCGCCTGCTCGCGGGGGGCTTCCCCTCCGCTACGCTCGCGACCTGCGCCCGCTCGCTGCCGGTTCCGCTCGACGCAATCGATGCCTCGCTCCACAGGCCACCGGCATCCAGGGGACCATTCCCTCAGATCCCGGCATTCGAGGGCCGCTGCATCCGCCCCGGCGTCGTTGCCGTCCCTCACCGTACCGCTGCGGATACGCCTCGGTCGGGCGCCTTGCCGGATGCGGCGCATCGACCCTCTCGGTGCTCGGCCTCTTCGGCAACGGCCCCCTGGACGCCGGGAACCCCCCGCATCGCCCGGCGTCCCGGATTGGTACACCGAACGTTCCCTTCGATCGTTCTATGAAGCGTAGGGCTGAACGGCCGAGAATCGCCGTCACGATGGGGGACCCGGCAGGGGTCGGCCCGGAGATCGTGGTGCTTGCGCACCGGTTCCCGGAGGTCGTTTCCGC is a window encoding:
- a CDS encoding DinB family protein, translated to MLPGKLQELWDGMEENRRVTLAMVSGLSDSEFVRRNEGEWSIAEILEHLVLAETGTSKLIRKMLKENAGKLPPYPADDSRLGVRETGRPAERMTEAPEVAHPKGSHGKEEILRLAGQAREATRTSLEMLSGVDPGSVEFPHPFFGGMNLYEWPRRIIVEHERQHHSQIERILRSLGK